In Streptomyces sp. RFCAC02, the following proteins share a genomic window:
- a CDS encoding GNAT family protein, protein MNAYYWPVELAEGPVGLRPIRQRDRHAWREVNQRNRDWLRPWEATIPPPPPGHLQPRRPTFRQMVRHLRAEAQAGRMMPFVVTYEGRLVGQLTVAGITWGSMCSGNIGYWVDREVAGRGVMPTAVALATDHCFRALGLHRVEICIRPENGPSRRVVEKLGFRPEGVRPRYLHIDGAWRDHLVFALTAEDVPDGLLASWRESRGASQK, encoded by the coding sequence GTGAACGCGTACTACTGGCCCGTCGAGCTGGCCGAGGGGCCGGTCGGCCTCCGCCCGATCCGGCAGCGCGACCGGCACGCCTGGCGCGAGGTGAACCAGCGCAACCGCGACTGGCTCCGCCCCTGGGAGGCGACGATCCCGCCCCCGCCGCCGGGGCATCTCCAGCCCCGCAGGCCGACGTTCCGGCAGATGGTGCGGCACCTGCGGGCGGAGGCGCAGGCGGGCCGGATGATGCCGTTCGTCGTGACGTATGAGGGGCGGCTCGTCGGGCAGTTGACGGTCGCCGGGATCACGTGGGGGTCCATGTGCTCCGGGAACATCGGGTATTGGGTGGACCGTGAGGTCGCCGGGCGCGGCGTGATGCCGACCGCCGTGGCACTGGCGACGGACCACTGTTTCCGCGCCCTCGGGCTGCACCGCGTGGAAATCTGCATTCGCCCGGAGAACGGGCCGAGCCGCCGCGTCGTGGAGAAACTCGGATTCCGCCCCGAGGGCGTACGGCCGCGCTATCTGCACATCGACGGAGCGTGGCGCGACCACCTGGTCTTCGCCCTGACGGCCGAGGACGTGCCGGACGGATTGCTCGCGTCCTGGCGGGAGAGCCGTGGCGCCTCCCAGAAATAA
- a CDS encoding NUDIX hydrolase — protein sequence MSVAGVIIDDQGRALLIQRWDNGHWEPPGGVLEPGETIPDALAREVLEETGIKIAQPATLTGVYKNMNALIIALVFRCEAMDGTPTTGSETRALRWVTRKEVADLADEAYAVRVLDAMNATTPPAVRAHDGVRLV from the coding sequence GTGAGCGTCGCCGGAGTCATCATCGACGACCAGGGCCGTGCGCTGCTCATCCAGCGCTGGGACAACGGGCACTGGGAGCCGCCAGGCGGAGTCCTCGAACCGGGCGAGACGATCCCCGACGCACTCGCGCGGGAAGTCCTCGAAGAGACCGGCATCAAGATCGCACAGCCGGCCACACTGACCGGCGTCTACAAGAACATGAACGCGCTGATCATCGCCTTGGTCTTCCGCTGCGAGGCGATGGACGGAACTCCGACGACCGGCAGTGAGACCAGGGCCCTGCGGTGGGTCACCCGCAAGGAAGTCGCCGACCTGGCCGACGAGGCGTACGCCGTCCGCGTCCTGGACGCCATGAACGCCACCACCCCACCGGCCGTCCGCGCCCACGACGGCGTCCGACTCGTCTAG
- the moaC gene encoding cyclic pyranopterin monophosphate synthase MoaC — MSTPHLTHLDSAGAARMVDVTGKDVTDRAARATGRVLVSPDVVALLRGEGVPKGDALATARIAGIMGAKRTPDLVPLCHPLPVSGVTVDLAVADDAVEITATVRTSGRTGVEMEALTAVSVAALTVVDMVKAVDKAAVISDIRVEEKTGGKSGPWSRGA; from the coding sequence ATGAGCACCCCTCATCTCACCCACCTCGACAGCGCGGGGGCCGCGCGGATGGTGGACGTGACCGGCAAGGACGTCACGGACCGCGCGGCCCGTGCCACCGGCCGGGTGCTGGTGTCGCCCGATGTGGTCGCGCTGCTGCGCGGCGAGGGCGTGCCGAAGGGCGACGCGCTGGCGACCGCGCGGATCGCCGGGATCATGGGGGCGAAGCGCACCCCCGACCTCGTACCCCTGTGCCACCCGCTGCCGGTCTCAGGCGTCACGGTCGACCTCGCGGTGGCGGACGACGCGGTGGAGATCACCGCCACCGTCCGCACGTCGGGGCGGACGGGCGTCGAGATGGAGGCGCTGACGGCGGTGAGTGTCGCGGCCCTGACCGTCGTGGACATGGTGAAGGCGGTCGACAAGGCGGCCGTCATCTCGGACATCCGGGTCGAGGAGAAGACCGGCGGCAAGTCAGGGCCGTGGAGCCGGGGCGCATGA
- a CDS encoding DASS family sodium-coupled anion symporter, whose product MKIADRSGAAASKSAAGKPDSQERFDSVRGRVGLGLGPLALGLMLLVTGGLAWEQRALAAVLCLMVVWWVTEAIPLAATALFGIVLCVLMGVSDEDTVFGAFGNDTIFTFLGGFVIARSMTVHGLDKRIALRVLSTGGVVRSPVRTVIAFGAIACVISAFVSNTATVAMLFPIGIGIVRAVSTINTEKGGQDLHHSRWSTSLMLMIAYAGSIGGLLTPIGAPHQLIGRDLVEEQTGKTVNFVEWVLVFAPVVLVMFVALCLVLLRLNRPEVRELSGAEAYVAGQRAELGAFSRGEANTCVAFAVAVVGWTLPGISSLFLGDDHEAVTWMHEHLTEGVAAIVAATLLFLLPLGSTGGSARRAPTLTWNEAVKIDWGVILLFGAGTVVGSLSSETGLAETMGTSLADHLGVSSLVSITILAAVAGLLISETTSNTASAGIVVPIVVPIAVAMDVNPLIPGLAATAAAGYGFMLPVSTPPNAIVYGSGMVPMTRMIRSGLVFDLIGVTVLVIGLLTMTPLVGL is encoded by the coding sequence ATGAAGATCGCGGACCGCAGCGGCGCGGCCGCCTCGAAGAGCGCCGCAGGCAAACCGGACAGCCAGGAACGTTTCGACTCGGTACGGGGGCGCGTCGGCCTGGGGCTCGGCCCTCTCGCCCTCGGCCTGATGCTCCTGGTCACCGGGGGCCTCGCGTGGGAGCAGCGGGCGCTGGCCGCCGTGCTCTGCCTGATGGTCGTCTGGTGGGTGACCGAGGCCATACCCCTGGCCGCCACGGCGCTGTTCGGCATCGTCCTGTGCGTCCTCATGGGCGTGAGCGACGAGGACACCGTCTTCGGGGCGTTCGGCAACGACACGATCTTCACGTTCCTGGGCGGCTTCGTCATCGCCAGGTCCATGACCGTGCACGGTCTCGACAAACGCATCGCGCTCCGCGTGCTGTCCACGGGCGGAGTGGTCCGCTCCCCCGTCCGCACCGTGATCGCCTTCGGCGCGATCGCGTGCGTCATCTCGGCGTTCGTCTCGAACACCGCCACCGTCGCCATGCTGTTCCCGATCGGCATCGGCATCGTGCGGGCGGTCAGCACGATCAACACCGAGAAGGGCGGGCAGGACCTGCATCACTCGCGGTGGTCCACGTCGCTGATGCTGATGATCGCCTACGCCGGCTCCATCGGCGGCCTGCTCACGCCCATCGGCGCCCCGCACCAGCTCATCGGGCGCGACCTCGTCGAGGAGCAGACCGGCAAGACGGTCAACTTCGTCGAGTGGGTGCTGGTGTTCGCCCCGGTCGTGCTGGTGATGTTCGTCGCGCTGTGTCTCGTGCTGCTCCGGCTCAACCGCCCCGAGGTCCGCGAACTGAGCGGCGCCGAGGCGTACGTGGCCGGGCAGCGCGCCGAACTCGGGGCGTTCTCCCGGGGCGAGGCCAACACGTGCGTCGCGTTCGCCGTCGCCGTCGTGGGATGGACGCTGCCGGGCATATCCAGCCTGTTCCTCGGCGACGACCACGAGGCCGTCACGTGGATGCACGAGCACCTGACCGAGGGCGTCGCGGCGATCGTCGCGGCAACACTGCTGTTCCTGCTGCCGCTCGGCAGCACCGGCGGCTCCGCACGGCGGGCGCCCACGCTCACGTGGAACGAGGCGGTGAAGATCGACTGGGGTGTCATCCTGCTGTTCGGCGCGGGCACGGTGGTGGGGTCGCTGTCCTCGGAGACCGGCCTCGCCGAGACCATGGGCACCTCACTCGCCGACCACCTGGGAGTGTCGTCGCTGGTCTCGATCACGATTCTCGCGGCGGTGGCCGGACTGCTCATCTCCGAGACCACCAGCAACACCGCGAGCGCCGGGATCGTGGTGCCCATCGTGGTGCCGATCGCGGTCGCGATGGACGTCAACCCGCTGATCCCGGGCCTGGCCGCCACGGCCGCCGCCGGGTACGGCTTCATGCTGCCGGTGTCCACGCCGCCGAACGCCATCGTCTACGGCTCGGGGATGGTGCCCATGACGCGGATGATCCGCAGCGGGCTCGTCTTCGACCTCATCGGCGTGACCGTCCTCGTCATCGGCCTCCTGACGATGACACCGCTCGTCGGTCTGTGA
- a CDS encoding MogA/MoaB family molybdenum cofactor biosynthesis protein, protein MTAGYRALAVTASNRASAGVYADTGGPLITEALAGLGFAVDGPRVVPDGEPVAEALRAAVADGYDIVLTTGGTGISPTDRTPEMTRAVIDREVPGIAEAIRAAGVAKVPTAALSRGVAGVAGRTLIVNLPGSTGGVRDGLAVLAPLLRHAVDQLRGGDHRPQP, encoded by the coding sequence ATGACCGCCGGGTACCGCGCGCTCGCCGTCACCGCGTCGAACCGCGCCTCGGCCGGCGTCTACGCGGACACCGGCGGTCCGCTGATCACCGAGGCCCTCGCGGGGCTCGGCTTCGCGGTCGACGGGCCGCGCGTCGTCCCGGACGGCGAGCCGGTCGCCGAGGCCCTGCGCGCCGCCGTCGCCGACGGCTACGACATCGTCCTCACCACCGGCGGCACCGGCATCTCCCCCACCGACCGCACGCCCGAGATGACGCGGGCCGTCATCGACCGCGAGGTGCCCGGCATCGCGGAGGCCATCCGCGCGGCCGGCGTCGCCAAGGTCCCGACGGCGGCGCTGTCCCGGGGCGTCGCGGGCGTGGCGGGGCGCACCCTCATCGTGAACCTGCCCGGCTCCACGGGCGGCGTCCGCGACGGCCTCGCGGTGCTGGCGCCCCTGCTGCGGCACGCCGTCGACCAGCTCCGCGGCGGCGACCACCGGCCGCAGCCGTGA
- the galU gene encoding UTP--glucose-1-phosphate uridylyltransferase GalU — protein MTSPRPRISKAVIPAAGLGTRFLPATKATPKEMLPVVDQPAIQYVVEEATAAGLTDVLMITGRNKRPLEDHFDRNYELEDALRRKGDDERLSRVQASTTLATMHYVRQGDPKGLGHAIQCAAPHVGDQPFAVLLGDDLIDPRDPLLTLMLDCQAEHGGSVIALMEVDPASIHLYGCAVVEPVSDRVMRVTGLVEKPDPADAPSNLAVIGRYVLHPGVFEVLAKTPPGRGGELQLTDALQTMTGDSALGGPVHGVVFKGRRYDTGDRSDYLRAIVRLACERPDLGPGFRSWLKTYVAEEMPGLD, from the coding sequence ATGACGTCACCACGCCCCCGGATCAGCAAGGCTGTCATTCCCGCCGCCGGGCTCGGCACACGGTTCCTTCCCGCAACAAAGGCCACACCCAAGGAAATGCTGCCGGTCGTCGACCAGCCGGCGATCCAGTACGTGGTCGAGGAGGCCACGGCGGCCGGGCTGACGGACGTGCTCATGATCACCGGGCGCAACAAGCGACCGCTCGAGGACCACTTCGACCGCAACTACGAACTGGAGGACGCCCTCCGCCGCAAGGGCGACGACGAACGCCTCTCCCGCGTCCAGGCGTCCACCACCCTCGCCACCATGCACTACGTGCGCCAGGGCGACCCCAAGGGCCTCGGGCACGCCATCCAGTGCGCCGCCCCGCACGTCGGCGACCAGCCGTTCGCCGTCCTCCTCGGTGACGACCTCATCGACCCGCGCGACCCGCTCCTCACCCTCATGCTCGACTGCCAGGCCGAGCACGGCGGCAGCGTCATCGCCCTCATGGAGGTCGACCCGGCGTCGATCCACCTGTACGGCTGCGCCGTCGTCGAACCCGTCTCCGACCGCGTGATGCGCGTGACCGGGCTCGTCGAGAAGCCCGACCCGGCCGACGCCCCCAGCAACCTCGCCGTCATCGGCCGCTACGTCCTGCACCCCGGCGTCTTCGAGGTCCTCGCCAAGACCCCGCCCGGGCGCGGCGGCGAACTCCAGCTCACCGACGCCCTCCAGACCATGACCGGCGACTCCGCCCTCGGCGGCCCCGTCCACGGCGTCGTCTTCAAGGGCCGCCGCTACGACACCGGCGACCGCTCCGACTACCTGCGGGCCATCGTCCGGCTCGCGTGCGAGCGGCCCGACCTCGGCCCCGGCTTCCGTTCCTGGCTGAAGACCTACGTCGCCGAGGAGATGCCCGGCCTTGACTGA
- a CDS encoding GntR family transcriptional regulator — translation MGSTSDRAVFRQIADQIREAISKGRFKEGAKLPSESELVEHYGVSRMTVRSALSVLQGEGLVHSEHGRGVFVRPRPPVRRLASDRFARHREQGKSAFTVEAEAAGSRPEVDSLEVKEERPTQDVAARLGGPRRVLVRRRRYLLDGRPVEFATSYLPLDIARNTPIAEPNPGPGGIYARLEELGHHLDHVDEEIRARMPTPGEAKTLRLASGVPVIHLIRTAFDTERRAVEICDTIMAADAYLLAYRLPAT, via the coding sequence CTGGGCTCCACCAGCGACCGCGCGGTCTTCCGCCAGATCGCGGATCAGATTCGCGAGGCGATCAGCAAGGGGCGCTTCAAAGAGGGGGCCAAGCTGCCGTCCGAGTCCGAGTTGGTCGAGCACTACGGCGTCTCCCGGATGACCGTCCGCAGCGCTCTCAGCGTGCTCCAAGGAGAGGGTCTGGTGCACTCCGAGCATGGCAGGGGCGTCTTCGTCCGGCCCCGGCCTCCCGTACGACGGCTGGCGTCGGACAGGTTCGCCCGGCACCGGGAGCAGGGGAAGTCCGCCTTCACCGTGGAGGCCGAAGCAGCGGGGAGCCGCCCGGAGGTGGACAGCCTGGAGGTGAAGGAAGAGCGGCCCACACAGGACGTCGCCGCCCGGCTCGGCGGGCCTCGCCGGGTGCTCGTCCGGCGACGCCGGTACCTGCTGGACGGCCGGCCCGTCGAGTTCGCCACCTCCTACCTCCCCCTCGACATCGCCCGGAACACCCCCATCGCCGAACCCAACCCCGGCCCCGGCGGCATCTACGCCAGGCTGGAAGAACTCGGCCACCACCTGGACCACGTCGATGAAGAGATCCGCGCCCGCATGCCCACCCCGGGGGAGGCGAAGACGCTCCGGCTGGCCTCCGGGGTACCCGTGATCCACCTGATCAGGACCGCGTTCGACACCGAACGACGCGCGGTCGAGATCTGCGACACGATCATGGCCGCCGACGCGTACCTGCTCGCCTACCGGCTTCCGGCGACATAG
- a CDS encoding MmgE/PrpD family protein — translation MSTPLGRLAHLIVSHGGSPLPDDVREAARRTLYNVLATTVGAAREPATDVVAATAAGFGAGDTPSPGRTERLKPLDAALLTGTAAHLDDYDDTHLSTVIHPGAVGLGALVGLAGLSEKAGDADADEVLAAFAWGVEAQLRLGVAISPEHYDAGWHITGTCGAVGAAVTAGLLLNLGAEDLRVALEWAVEGGLGNREGFGSMTKPFHPGKAAVNGLRAAWDVAAGSGGTGPGDSLTGPDGLVGRLARGKFDPEALLSDVGRRWELLHNTFKPYPCGIVTHPAIEAAEALHAELAGRGGPDAVRAIRLVCHPLVPELTGNVQPVDGLQARFSTAHGVAAGLLRPRVDLAAYSDAFVVSEPARRLRALVDFAPTEECGRDAAGITVTLADGGVLTHEVTHARGSLARPLTDEELKTKARGLVDRVRAGGADALDAATRREGPGFLRGLLAAAEPDAVAGAGADGAPSEVPAMDGAGEEHALADLLADVATLPAGHRNAEAVRGLLAEGVRLRRDVVADDERERAGAVAEKLVLSGYRPAVAAAVAPCTAEDLSGPDAARAVAVALAVTSRLAARLEVGVDRLPGFAAGLAAIAARRPAPHTALMAIGLAGTQTTGVAGPAAARSVDARRARLAAADAVTTTALAEGGFTGPARPLTGRRGLLSLLARRAEPLLTGADPLDDPALDTLLGAPRAGETL, via the coding sequence ATGTCCACCCCGCTCGGCCGGCTCGCCCACCTCATCGTCTCGCACGGGGGATCGCCCCTGCCCGACGACGTCAGGGAGGCCGCACGACGCACCCTCTACAACGTGCTCGCGACGACCGTCGGCGCCGCGCGCGAGCCGGCGACGGATGTCGTCGCCGCGACGGCGGCCGGGTTCGGCGCGGGCGACACCCCGTCGCCGGGGCGTACGGAACGGCTCAAGCCGCTGGACGCCGCGCTCCTGACGGGCACCGCGGCACACCTGGACGACTACGACGACACGCACCTGTCCACGGTCATCCACCCGGGGGCGGTGGGTCTCGGCGCGCTGGTCGGGCTGGCCGGCCTGTCGGAGAAGGCGGGCGACGCGGACGCCGACGAGGTGCTCGCGGCCTTCGCCTGGGGCGTGGAGGCGCAACTGCGTCTCGGGGTGGCGATCTCGCCCGAGCACTACGACGCCGGCTGGCACATCACCGGCACCTGCGGCGCGGTGGGTGCGGCGGTCACCGCCGGGCTGCTGCTGAACCTCGGGGCGGAGGACCTCCGTGTCGCGCTGGAGTGGGCGGTCGAGGGCGGGCTCGGCAACCGGGAGGGCTTCGGCTCGATGACCAAGCCCTTCCACCCGGGCAAGGCGGCGGTCAACGGACTGCGGGCGGCGTGGGACGTGGCCGCCGGGTCCGGCGGCACGGGACCCGGCGACTCCCTCACCGGCCCCGACGGGCTGGTCGGGCGGCTCGCGCGGGGGAAGTTCGACCCGGAGGCGCTGCTGAGTGACGTGGGGCGGCGCTGGGAGCTGCTGCACAACACGTTCAAGCCCTATCCGTGCGGGATCGTCACGCATCCGGCGATCGAGGCCGCGGAGGCGCTGCACGCGGAGCTGGCCGGGCGGGGCGGGCCGGACGCGGTGCGGGCGATCCGGCTGGTCTGCCACCCGCTCGTCCCGGAGCTGACGGGGAACGTGCAGCCGGTGGACGGGCTCCAGGCCCGGTTCTCCACCGCCCACGGCGTGGCGGCGGGGCTGCTGCGGCCGAGGGTGGACCTCGCGGCGTACTCCGACGCGTTCGTGGTGTCCGAACCGGCGCGGCGGCTGCGTGCGCTCGTGGACTTCGCGCCGACGGAGGAGTGCGGGCGGGACGCGGCCGGGATCACGGTCACGCTCGCCGACGGCGGCGTGCTCACCCACGAGGTGACGCACGCGCGGGGCAGTCTGGCGCGGCCGCTCACGGACGAGGAGCTGAAGACCAAGGCCCGGGGGCTCGTCGACCGGGTGCGCGCCGGGGGCGCGGACGCGCTCGACGCGGCGACGCGGCGCGAAGGTCCCGGCTTCCTGCGCGGGCTGCTGGCGGCGGCCGAACCCGACGCCGTGGCGGGTGCCGGGGCGGACGGCGCGCCGTCGGAGGTGCCCGCCATGGACGGGGCGGGGGAGGAACACGCGCTCGCCGACCTCCTGGCCGACGTGGCGACACTGCCCGCCGGCCACCGGAACGCCGAAGCGGTGCGCGGGCTCCTGGCGGAGGGCGTCCGCCTCCGGCGGGACGTCGTCGCCGACGACGAGCGGGAGCGCGCCGGGGCCGTCGCCGAGAAGCTCGTCCTGTCCGGGTACCGGCCCGCCGTGGCCGCGGCGGTGGCGCCCTGCACCGCGGAGGACCTCTCCGGCCCGGACGCCGCGCGGGCGGTGGCGGTGGCGCTCGCCGTCACCTCGCGGCTCGCGGCACGGCTGGAGGTGGGTGTGGACCGTCTCCCCGGCTTCGCCGCCGGGCTCGCGGCCATCGCGGCGCGGCGGCCGGCGCCGCACACGGCGCTGATGGCCATCGGCCTGGCGGGCACGCAGACGACGGGCGTCGCGGGGCCGGCGGCCGCACGCTCCGTCGATGCCCGGCGCGCGCGGCTCGCGGCGGCCGACGCGGTGACGACGACGGCGCTGGCCGAGGGCGGATTCACCGGCCCCGCACGGCCGCTGACGGGACGCCGCGGCCTGCTGAGTCTGCTCGCGCGGCGGGCGGAGCCGCTGCTGACCGGGGCGGATCCGCTGGACGATCCGGCGCTCGACACCCTGCTCGGCGCACCGCGGGCCGGCGAGACGCTGTGA
- a CDS encoding 5-formyltetrahydrofolate cyclo-ligase: protein MAGDELAHAARDLAGRVLGLPEVAGAATVAAYVSVGSEPGTLGLLDALRERGVRVLLPVLLPDDDLDWAEYEGRERLAEAEHAGRIRLLQPGGERLGPDAVTTADVVLLPGLAVDRRGVRMGRGGGSYDRALARVAGADRRPALVALVYGHELVDDLPREPHDRLVHAAVTPEEVRRFGGAER from the coding sequence ATGGCCGGCGACGAGCTGGCCCACGCCGCCCGCGACCTGGCCGGCCGTGTGCTCGGGCTGCCCGAGGTCGCCGGGGCGGCCACGGTGGCCGCGTACGTGTCGGTGGGGAGCGAGCCGGGGACCCTCGGGCTGCTCGACGCGCTGCGGGAGAGGGGCGTCCGTGTCCTGCTGCCCGTCCTGCTGCCCGACGACGACCTCGACTGGGCGGAGTACGAGGGCCGCGAGCGGCTCGCCGAGGCCGAGCACGCGGGCCGGATCCGGTTGCTCCAACCGGGTGGTGAACGTCTCGGACCCGACGCCGTGACGACGGCGGACGTCGTCCTGCTGCCCGGCCTCGCCGTCGACCGGCGGGGGGTGCGGATGGGGCGCGGCGGCGGGAGTTACGACCGCGCGCTCGCCCGTGTCGCCGGCGCGGACCGGCGGCCGGCGCTCGTCGCCCTCGTCTACGGCCACGAACTCGTCGACGATCTCCCGCGCGAGCCGCACGACCGGCTCGTGCACGCGGCCGTCACCCCCGAGGAGGTGCGCCGCTTCGGGGGCGCGGAGCGCTGA
- a CDS encoding IclR family transcriptional regulator has product MTAPEENAAESAGRPSGVQSIDRAIAILTAFSRARPVLGISELARHTDLARGTTHRLVSALAAHGMLAQVPNSTTYSLGPRLLGLADAARDQLSLDVQAPPIMSWLRDRTGETVGLHILDALPSRRTIAQVESLQPLRRTYTDLGAALPPHLGSPGKVLLAYAPGSIAQDVLADLRRSDPGEADEVASALDRVRHDGYAISLEERVKGVVALAVPVRDHKEAVVAALTVSVPAVRAGHEELVAMVPTAREAASRLSHRLGHTPDKPTTGPS; this is encoded by the coding sequence GTGACGGCACCGGAAGAGAACGCTGCGGAGTCGGCCGGCCGGCCATCCGGCGTTCAGTCGATCGATCGGGCGATCGCGATACTCACGGCCTTCTCCCGCGCCCGTCCCGTGCTCGGCATCAGCGAGCTGGCCCGGCACACCGATCTGGCCCGGGGGACCACGCACCGGCTGGTCAGCGCCCTGGCGGCGCACGGCATGCTCGCCCAGGTGCCCAACTCCACCACCTACTCGCTCGGCCCACGGCTCCTCGGCCTGGCCGACGCGGCCCGCGATCAGCTCTCGCTCGACGTGCAGGCACCCCCGATCATGAGCTGGCTGCGCGACCGTACGGGCGAGACCGTGGGCCTGCACATCCTCGACGCGCTCCCCAGCCGCCGCACGATCGCTCAGGTCGAATCGCTGCAGCCCCTCCGCCGTACGTACACCGACCTCGGCGCAGCGCTGCCGCCGCACCTCGGCTCACCCGGCAAGGTCCTGCTGGCGTACGCGCCGGGCAGCATCGCACAGGACGTACTCGCCGACCTGCGTCGTTCCGACCCCGGCGAGGCCGACGAAGTGGCATCGGCCCTCGACCGGGTGCGCCACGACGGCTACGCCATCTCGCTGGAGGAGCGGGTGAAGGGCGTGGTCGCACTCGCCGTCCCCGTACGCGACCACAAGGAGGCGGTCGTGGCGGCCCTGACCGTCTCCGTCCCCGCTGTCCGCGCAGGCCACGAAGAACTGGTCGCCATGGTGCCCACCGCACGCGAAGCAGCATCACGCCTCTCCCACCGCCTGGGCCACACCCCCGACAAGCCCACAACAGGGCCTTCCTGA